A genomic region of Ktedonobacteraceae bacterium contains the following coding sequences:
- a CDS encoding APC family permease, which produces MSKPVSLRRVLKFRTVVSTSTGLAYAAISLLGCVQLASLVGGDSGWIAIVIAGLLAVLAALCFSELNALYPTAAAIRQYMREAFNDNFSLTITFGYMLTIIAVIAADSYIVGSAITYAFGLPNWASLIWILALLGLSMGANLRGIRIAGLLQDITTYSLLAFAIIISLIALGQHGFQLHAPFDALGHPDALINAIAVGVFIFSAFEWVTPLSEEISDIRLIPRGMFIALALLGISYALYTVASSSFLNVHSPAIYNSPVPQMLLGKAVLGQLGIWLMLLATLLTAIMTFNGGFATASRFLYAAAREDTLPTFFARLSITFAVPYASVIFLTIASAAIAVIIFFTGQFQVLILVGAVLEAMIYTVAGLCVIQLRRRQPSTERAFRIRGGWTIPILTILIFGILALLASLGIGSNIQAGLPLVITIIIFIISALYVFLVVPRLRAAGEARRAASRRRRPRRETSNTEISQG; this is translated from the coding sequence ATGAGTAAACCCGTCTCGTTGCGTCGTGTTCTCAAATTCCGCACCGTCGTCTCTACCAGTACCGGATTGGCATATGCCGCGATTAGTCTGCTTGGTTGCGTGCAGCTGGCATCATTAGTTGGAGGAGATTCGGGCTGGATCGCCATTGTGATTGCTGGTCTGCTGGCAGTGCTGGCCGCGCTGTGTTTTTCCGAACTGAACGCGCTCTATCCCACGGCAGCAGCGATTCGCCAGTACATGAGAGAGGCCTTCAACGACAATTTCTCGCTCACCATCACCTTTGGTTATATGCTCACCATCATTGCCGTGATTGCCGCCGATAGTTACATTGTCGGCAGCGCCATTACTTACGCCTTTGGGCTGCCGAACTGGGCCTCGCTGATCTGGATACTTGCCCTGCTTGGACTCTCCATGGGAGCCAACCTGAGGGGCATTCGCATTGCCGGTTTGTTGCAGGATATCACTACTTACAGCCTGCTCGCATTTGCCATCATCATTTCCCTGATCGCCCTCGGTCAGCACGGTTTTCAGTTACATGCCCCTTTCGACGCGCTGGGCCATCCCGACGCGCTCATCAACGCCATCGCCGTAGGTGTTTTCATATTTTCAGCTTTTGAATGGGTTACGCCGTTATCGGAGGAAATCTCAGATATCCGCCTGATCCCAAGAGGCATGTTCATCGCCCTTGCGCTACTTGGTATTTCTTACGCGCTCTATACTGTCGCATCCAGCAGCTTCCTGAACGTCCACAGCCCGGCCATTTACAACTCTCCTGTTCCGCAAATGTTGCTGGGCAAAGCGGTGCTTGGTCAACTGGGCATCTGGCTGATGCTCCTGGCTACCCTTTTAACGGCCATTATGACCTTCAACGGTGGCTTCGCGACCGCCTCGCGCTTCCTGTATGCAGCCGCGCGCGAAGATACCTTGCCGACTTTCTTTGCGCGTCTCAGCATCACGTTCGCCGTCCCATATGCAAGCGTTATTTTCCTGACCATCGCATCCGCCGCCATCGCGGTTATCATCTTTTTCACGGGACAGTTCCAGGTTCTGATTCTAGTAGGCGCGGTACTCGAAGCGATGATCTATACCGTCGCGGGGCTATGCGTCATCCAATTGCGCAGACGACAGCCTTCCACAGAACGCGCGTTCCGCATCCGCGGAGGCTGGACCATCCCCATATTGACCATTCTCATTTTTGGCATCCTCGCTCTACTGGCCTCGCTCGGCATTGGCTCAAATATTCAGGCAGGATTGCCGCTCGTTATCACCATCATCATTTTTATCATTTCAGCGCTCTACGTTTTCCTGGTTGTGCCACGCCTGCGGGCCGCAGGTGAAGCACGCAGGGCCGCCAGCCGCAGAAGACGACCGCGTAGAGAGACGAGCAATACGGAGATAAGCCAGGGATAG